A single genomic interval of Microcebus murinus isolate Inina chromosome 24, M.murinus_Inina_mat1.0, whole genome shotgun sequence harbors:
- the LOC142864104 gene encoding ubiquitin carboxyl-terminal hydrolase 17-like protein 6, whose amino-acid sequence MWRRTCHLKALSEGKASSFLNLRSQRESFVIIAPGNMKAASVLQGGEPPFNAFAKLKISQPNLADDRDSPRCYRPKNSSMLSKRDPDLHLKQAPGTKPLAPRDKLLLTWKRPYGVGAGLCNVGNTCYMNAALQCLTYTPPLANYVLSQEHSLSCRRQECCMLCTMEAHVTRVLTQPGQVIKPSLALAAGFHRYDQEDAHEFLMCTVDAMKKACLSGHEPLDGHSEDTTLIRQIFGGYWRSQIKCLHCHGISDTFEPYLDIALDIEAAQSLNQALQWLVKPEHLDGEDAYHCGTCLKKVPASKSLTVHTASKVLMLVLKRFSDVTGNKIAKEVQYPECLDMQPYMSQRNRGPLVYLLYAVLVHAGSSCQSGHYFCYVKAGNGQWYKMDDAKVTACHISSVLSQPAYLLFYIQKSELGRDGGCASRGKKPRARGAEDTDKGATQRELKSDSGVKIPEFEERLEKTATTELSLDQWKCLLEQNRPKPAVNFRKIESTLPSNAVVIHPPKYKTEMTKDNNLLPTSDKEERDQVSLKASKVPCVGHGRSSLSSYGIDSGNILKFSAQGVQ is encoded by the exons ATGTGGAGACGGACCTGCCATTTGAAGGCGCTCTCAGAAGGGAAAGCATCGTCCTTCCTCAACTTACGGTCCCAGCGGGAGAGCTTCGTGATCATCGCTCCCGGAAACATGAAGGCTGCTTCagtcctccagggaggggagcctCCTTTCAATGCCTTTGCAAAACTCAAAATTTCTCAGCCAAATTTAGCTGACGATAGAGATAGCCCCAGGTGTTACCGACCTAAGAACTCTTCAATGTTATCTAAGAGAGATCCCGACCTGCATTTGAAACAGGCTCCTGGGACAAAGCCATTGGCTCCCAGGGACAAACTGCTGCTGACCTGGAAGAGACCTTATGGGGTTGGTGCTGGGCTCTGCAATGTGGGAAACACGTGCTACATGAATGCTGCACTGCAGTGCCTGACGTACACACCACCCCTCGCCAACTATGTGCTGTCCCAGGAGCATTCTCTAAGCTGTCGTCGTCAGGAATGCTGCATGCTGTGCACTATGGAAGCTCATGTCACCCGGGTGCTaacccagcctggccaggtgATCAAGCCCTCGCTGGCACTGGCTGCTGGCTTCCACAGATACGACCAGGAAGATGCCCATGAGTTTCTCATGTGCACTGTGGATGCCATGAAGAAAGCTTGTCTGTCTGGGCACGAGCCCTTAGACGGTCACTCTGAGGACACAACCCTAATCCGTCAAATATTTGGAGGCTACTGGAGGTCTCAGATCAAGTGTCTGCACTGCCATGGCATTTCAGACACCTTTGAACCTTACCTGGACATCGCCTTGGATATCGAGGCAGCTCAGAGCCTCAACCAAGCCTTGCAATGGTTGGTGAAGCCCGAGCACCTGGACGGAGAGGATGCCTATCACTGTGGTACTTGTCTAAAGAAGGTCCCTGCGTCCAAGTCTCTGACTGTGCACACTGCCTCCAAGGTCCTGATGCTTGTGTTGAAAAGGTTCTCAGATGTCACAGGcaacaaaattgcaaaagaagTGCAATATCCCGAGTGCCTTGACATGCAACCATACATGTCTCAGCGGAACAGAGGACCCCTTGTTTACCTCCTGTATGCTGTGCTGGTCCATGCTGGGAGCAGCTGTCAAAGTGGACATTACTTCTGCTATGTCAAAGCTGGGAATGGCCAGTGGTACAAAATGGATGATGCTAAGGTGACCGCCTGTCACATTTCTTCTGTCCTCAGTCAACCTGCCTACCTTCTCTTTTACATCCAGAAGAGTGAATTGGGGAGAGACGGTGGGTGTGCCTCCAGAGGGAAGAAACCAAGAGCCCGTGGGGCTGAAGACACGGACAAGGGAGCAACCCAACGGGAGCTCAAAAGTGACTCTGGCGTCAAGATTCCCGAGTTTGAGGAACGCTTGGAAAAGACAGCAACTACGGAGCTCTCCTTAGATCAGTGGAAGTGCCTCCTGGAACAAAACCGACCAAAGCCTGCGGTGAACTTCCGAAAAATTGAATCCACCCTGCCTTCCAATGCAGTTGTGATTCATCCACCAAAATACAAGACGGAGATGACAAAGGACAATAACTTGCTGCCCACATcagacaaggaagaaagagaccAGGTGTCCCTGAAAGCTAGCAAAGTCCCTTGTGTGG GACATGGGCGTTCCTCCCTGAGCAGCTATGGAATTGATTCTGGTAACATCTTGAAGTTCTCAGCACAGGGTGTGCAGTAA